The Pyricularia oryzae 70-15 chromosome 5, whole genome shotgun sequence genome includes a region encoding these proteins:
- a CDS encoding zinc finger protein 740 → MASDKGPVATEAAFATPPATQAAAAAAINAAELFASESGRSGSLKRAREVTPTSPASVAATLPNSDLSPSKIQRLGFAARHSPAPLTGALAVEEERLRREEEARHADAVSDNPSRRVLDTLRSATMEMSRAQDAPEAPATTVGQDAPADASHQVPIPALSPHKPDVPVDTSPQPQGANHNPNEGGAHLVVDSPAPMDVDQRNEQQAGGFVAQSDEQAPEKHTAYSYPGIQSPSAAMAAPPPPPRGMSLPMNTTQHADIAPRSPSSKKHKCPYCNTEFTRHHNLKSHLLTHSQEKPYMCNTCQMRFRRLHDLKRHSKLHTGEKPHVCPNCDRSFARGDALARHAKGVGGCASRRASMGSFGAGDGVDESAVHEGDDSMMSGVMYEANDTAMSEDDRRRLSMTTTIKPAHAAAGHTSDNFGHQSRPLARQGTAGGITESPKPLSPGSALAAQLGQDPAQNSQRSPSLTTHVAQQAYNRRQTDSSQAGVAAAAGGPINHQSGAHSRTSSGPSHVPSGGNGESSNNLFSTGDNTTIWSYIQSVDSKWEAAFKQMQDRMVVLEAAKAGSDAQVIFLENKFTQMEGKNAQLENQVAQLIEEVNNLRQRLAMPQQLAEELNALRPHISVSRDVHTPEAGQQQHNEVEQEQQHLEAIQQQQPEAQIPAQPQSVEEMDLAALKE, encoded by the exons ATGGCATCCgacaaaggccccgtcgcaACCGAGGCTGCGTTTGCGACTCCTCCTGCGacccaggccgccgccgccgccgccatcaacGCTGCAGAGCTGTTTGCTTCGGAGTCCGGGAGATCTGGCTCGCTCAAGAGGGCCCGAGAGGTAACCCCCACCTCGCCAGCCTCAGTAGCCGCCACGCTTCCCAATTCCGATCTCTCGCCTTCCAAAATACAGCGACTCGGCTTCGCAGCTAGACACTCGCCAGCGCCTTTGACGGGTGCCCTCGCCGTAGAAGAAGAGAGGTTGCGCAGGGAAGAGGAGGCTAGACACGCCGACGCTGTCAGCGACAACCCCAGTCGGCGCGTTTTGGACACCTTGAGATCTGCCACCATGGAGATGAGTCGAGCACAAGATGCCCCCGAGGCACCAGCTACGACAGTTGGTCAGGATGCGCCGGCCGATGCCAGCCACCAGGTCCCAATTCCCGCCTTGAGTCCACACAAACCCGATGTGCCGGTAGACACGAGCCCTCAACCTCAGGGCGCAAACCACAATCCGAACGAGGGCGGTGCGCACCTCGTCGTCGACAGCCCTGCGCCCATGGATGTTGACCAGCGCAACGAGCAGCAGGCTGGTGGCTTTGTCGCACAATCCGATGAGCAAGCTCCGGAGAAACACACAGCATACTCATACCCTGGCATCCAATCTCCAAGTGCTGCCATGGCCGCTCCACCTCCACCTCCGCGGGGTATGAGTCTTCCCATGAACACAACACAACATGCGGACATTGCCCCGAGGTCACCGTCCTCCAAGAAGCACAAGTGTCCCTACTGCAACACGGAATTTACGAGACACCATAACCTGAAGAGTCACCTACTCACTCATAGCCAAGAGAAGCCATATATGTGCAACACATGCCAAATGCGCTTCCGCCGGTTGCATGACCTAAAACGGCACAGCAAACTTCATACTGGAGAAAAGCCACACGTATGTCCTAACTGTGACCGTAGTTTTGCGCGGGGTGATGCTTTAGCACGCCATGCCAAGGGAGTCGGTGGCTGTGCAAGCCGTAGGGCCAGCATGGGCAGCTTTGGCGCCGGTGACGGAGTCGATGAATCGGCGGTGCATGAAGGCGATGACAGCATGATGTCGGGCGTCATGTACGAGGCGAACGATACAGCGATGTCGGAAGATGACCGCAGGCGGCTCAGTATGACAACCACCATCAAGCCCGCGCACGCAGCTGCGGGCCACACGTCAGATAATTTTGGTCATCAGAGTCGTCCACTAGCGAGACAAGGTACTGCTGGAG GTATTACCGAAAGTCCCAAACCATTAAGCCCCGGCAGTGCGCTCGCTGCGCAGTTGGGCCAAGATCCGGCTCAAAACAGTCAGCGTTCCCCGAGCTTGACCACGCATGTGGCACAGCAAGCCTACAACCGACGGCAAACAGACTCCAGTCAAG CTGGAgttgcggctgctgctggtggcccAATCAATCACCAGTCAGGAGCTCACTCACGGACGTCAAGCGGTCCGAGCCATGTGCCGAGTGGTGGGAATGGCGAGAGCTCAAATAACCTTTTCAGTACGGGCGACAATACCACTATATGGTCATATATACAGTCGGTCGACAGCAAATGGGAAGCAGCTTTCAAGCAGATGCAAGATCGCATGGTCGTCCTCGAAGCTGCCAAAGCGGGCTCTGATGCTCAGGTCATCTTTTTGGAGAACAAATTTACACAGATGGAAGGCAAGAATGCACAGCTCGAGAACCAGGTCGCGCAACTTATTGAGGAGGTCAACAATCTGCGCCAGCGACTGGCAATGCCGCAGCAGCTTGCCGAGGAACTTAACGCACTACGACCGCATATATCAGTTTCGAGGGATGTGCACACTCCTGAGGCGGGCCAGCAGCAACACAACGAGGTGGAGCAAGAACAGCAGCATCTCGAGGCAatccagcagcaacaacccgAGGCACAAATTCCTGCTCAACCTCAATCTGTAGAGGAGATGGATTTGGCTGCGCTCAAGGAGTAG